From a single Miscanthus floridulus cultivar M001 chromosome 8, ASM1932011v1, whole genome shotgun sequence genomic region:
- the LOC136474606 gene encoding uncharacterized protein, translating into MRRDGVVGMRCKKHPYQAGGGVCATCLRDRLLALEAAQNGDDASSPPPAPACAQAPPVPPEPLAFPRSVSPYVSRRKSDTSGALRHHPSLLFFRTPQVGPAYGVGGGGALEEGDIAYEYEKRRARKFSVLATLFGHHHHRHHHRSEEKKHQQQGGAPKERKKRSWFAGIIRRRRKKQATPAPEPASVTSPQSAPPRRSSCRARAVSNRGLSPERDSHGGSGDESSSSPAAADPPWRPSPSPMRRTPCRRRQTNSMPSGFAVCLSPLVRPSPGRRHRPPVQPPDPGSFSCELRPSPLHSLSSAASVTRCRSRKLADGGRFR; encoded by the coding sequence ATGAGGCGCGACGGGGTGGTGGGCATGAGGTGCAAGAAGCACCCGTACCAGGCCGGTGGTGGCGTCTGCGCCACGTGCCTCCGCGACCGCCTGCTCGCGCTCGAGGCCGCGCAGAACGGCGACGACGCGTCCTCGCCGCCTCCCGCGCCCGCGTGCGCGCAGGCCCCTCCGGTTCCGCCCGAGCCCCTGGCGTTCCCGAGGTCGGTGTCGCCATACGTGTCCCGCAGGAAGTCGGACACGTCGGGCGCGCTCAGGCACCACCCGAGCCTGCTCTTCTTCCGGACACCGCAGGTCGGGCCCGCctacggcgtcggcggcggcggcgcgttggAGGAAGGCGACATAGCCTACGAGTACGAGAAGCGGCGCGCGCGCAAGTTCTCCGTGCTCGCCACGCTcttcggccaccaccaccaccgccaccaccacagaTCGGAAGAGAAGAAGCATCAGCAGCAGGGAGGCGCCCCCAAGGAGCGCAAGAAGCGTTCTTGGTTCGCCGGGATCATACGGCGCCGCCGCAAGAAGCAGGCAACGCCAGCGCCGGAGCCGGCCTCGGTCACCTCGCCACAGTCGGCCCCGCCGAGGCGCTCCTCCTGCCGCGCCCGCGCGGTCAGCAACCGGGGGCTCTCGCCGGAGCGGGACAGCCACGGCGGCAGCGGCGACGAGAGCAGCAGCTCGCCCGCCGCCGCGGATCCCCCATGGCGGCCGTCCCCGTCCCCCATGCGGAGGACCCCCTGCCGGCGCCGCCAGACCAACAGCATGCCGTCGGGTTTCGCCGTCTGCCTCAGCCCGCTCGTGCGGCCCAGCCCGGGGCGCCGCCACCGTCCCCCCGTCCAGCCGCCCGACCCCGGCTCCTTCTCCTGCGAGCTCCGGCCGTCGCCGCTCCACAGCCTCTCGTCCGCCGCCTCCGTCACGCGCTGTCGATCCaggaagctcgccgacggcggccgCTTCCGGTGA